The following proteins are co-located in the Microbacterium sp. SORGH_AS_0888 genome:
- the yidC gene encoding membrane protein insertase YidC: MLELLAATPSPSAAGGGGFDLLGTILWPLKWVVELILVVWHWLFTSMGMGAADGITWVLSIVGLVIVVRAALIPLFVKQIKSQRKMMEIAPQLRKIQEKYRGKKDQLSREAMSRETMALYKKNGTSPVSGCLPLLVQMPIFFSLYSVLHDVAQHATAGIGGVGLLDAGLTEQFYEARLFGVASLHETLANSLQNHQAGWEATVAILVTLVVLMIGSQFYTQLQIISKNLSPEAKTGQAYQMQRIMLFIIPLGMIFSGVFFPLGVVVYWFISNLWTMVQQFMVIRNMPTPGSDAAKQREERLARRGKALDAQGRVISMEKYEAEQQRLLEEAERKREAAPKRQQPVSKQRAKKQGTKQPGQTKNPSGGVAASDPGENR, from the coding sequence TTGCTGGAGCTGCTTGCGGCAACCCCCTCCCCGTCTGCGGCCGGCGGGGGTGGTTTCGATCTGCTCGGAACCATCCTCTGGCCGCTCAAGTGGGTCGTCGAGCTCATCCTCGTCGTCTGGCACTGGCTGTTCACGAGCATGGGGATGGGCGCTGCCGACGGCATCACCTGGGTGCTCTCGATCGTCGGCCTCGTCATCGTCGTCCGTGCTGCCCTCATCCCGCTCTTCGTCAAGCAGATCAAGAGCCAGCGGAAGATGATGGAGATCGCGCCTCAGCTGCGCAAGATCCAGGAGAAGTACCGCGGCAAGAAGGATCAGCTGTCCCGCGAGGCGATGAGCCGCGAGACGATGGCGCTGTACAAGAAGAACGGCACCTCGCCGGTGTCGGGCTGCCTCCCGTTGCTCGTGCAGATGCCCATCTTCTTCTCGCTCTATTCGGTCCTGCATGACGTCGCCCAGCACGCGACGGCGGGCATCGGCGGTGTCGGTCTGCTCGACGCGGGTCTGACGGAGCAGTTCTACGAGGCCCGGCTGTTCGGTGTCGCCTCGCTCCACGAGACGCTCGCGAACTCGCTGCAGAACCACCAGGCCGGGTGGGAGGCGACCGTCGCCATCCTCGTGACGCTCGTGGTGCTCATGATCGGCTCGCAGTTCTACACGCAGCTGCAGATCATCTCGAAGAACCTGTCGCCCGAGGCGAAGACCGGCCAGGCGTATCAGATGCAGCGCATCATGCTCTTCATCATCCCGCTGGGAATGATCTTCTCGGGCGTGTTCTTCCCGCTCGGTGTCGTCGTCTACTGGTTCATCAGCAACCTGTGGACGATGGTGCAGCAGTTCATGGTCATCCGGAACATGCCGACGCCCGGCTCGGATGCGGCCAAGCAGCGGGAGGAGCGCCTCGCACGTCGTGGCAAGGCTCTCGACGCACAGGGCCGCGTCATCTCCATGGAGAAGTACGAGGCCGAGCAGCAGCGGTTGCTCGAGGAGGCCGAGCGCAAGCGCGAGGCAGCGCCCAAGCGTCAGCAGCCGGTCAGCAAGCAGCGTGCCAAGAAGCAGGGGACGAAGCAGCCCGGACAGACCAAGAACCCATCCGGCGGCGTAGCCGCCTCCGACCCGGGAGAGAACCGATGA
- a CDS encoding R3H domain-containing nucleic acid-binding protein, which yields MTDAPDVADAPVSLESLEQEGDAAADFLEGLLDIADIGGDLDLDVRNGRAYVSVQSVEDTSLDRLSDPDTVAALQELTRLAVQNRTGHFSRLILDIAGSRDARRRELELLVDRAAERLEDGASQASLPAMSSYERKLVHDIAADRGLVSESYGEGPQRHTVIRRP from the coding sequence ATGACCGACGCGCCCGACGTCGCCGACGCGCCCGTTTCGCTGGAGAGCCTCGAGCAGGAGGGCGACGCCGCCGCGGACTTCCTCGAGGGCCTGCTGGACATCGCCGACATCGGTGGCGATCTCGACCTGGACGTCCGCAACGGCCGCGCCTATGTGTCCGTGCAGTCCGTCGAGGACACGTCGCTCGATCGACTCTCCGACCCCGACACGGTCGCGGCACTGCAGGAGCTGACGCGACTGGCCGTCCAGAACCGCACGGGTCACTTCTCCCGCCTCATCCTCGACATCGCCGGTTCGCGCGACGCGCGTCGGCGTGAGCTGGAGCTGCTCGTGGATCGCGCGGCGGAGCGTCTCGAGGACGGCGCGTCCCAGGCCTCCCTGCCCGCGATGTCCAGCTACGAGCGCAAGCTCGTCCACGACATCGCGGCGGACCGTGGACTCGTGTCGGAGTCCTATGGCGAGGGGCCTCAGCGCCACACGGTCATCCGTCGCCCGTGA
- the rsmG gene encoding 16S rRNA (guanine(527)-N(7))-methyltransferase RsmG: MDVSRETSIEPEPSSAAVVFGAGLERARAFAVNLAREGELRGLIGPDELPRLWTRHLLNSAVIAPLFSGRVADVGSGAGLPGLVCAIARPDVEWTLIEPMERRTVWLTEQVAELELENVDVVRARSEDWNGGAVFDAVTARAVSALRTLIPLTAPLVRDGGELVLMKGVGASAEIEKAAKQIRAARLSDVRVEIVGDGVISEPTRVVRAGVRR; this comes from the coding sequence ATGGATGTTTCACGTGAAACATCCATCGAGCCGGAGCCGTCGTCGGCCGCGGTCGTCTTCGGGGCGGGGCTCGAACGGGCTCGCGCCTTCGCGGTCAACCTCGCGCGTGAGGGTGAGCTCCGCGGTCTGATCGGCCCTGACGAGCTCCCCCGGCTGTGGACTCGCCACCTGCTCAACAGTGCCGTCATCGCCCCGCTGTTCTCGGGTCGCGTGGCTGATGTGGGCTCGGGCGCGGGGCTTCCCGGTCTGGTGTGCGCCATTGCGCGACCGGATGTCGAGTGGACGCTGATCGAGCCGATGGAGCGGCGGACGGTGTGGCTCACCGAGCAGGTCGCCGAGCTCGAGCTGGAGAATGTCGACGTCGTCCGAGCACGCAGCGAGGACTGGAACGGTGGCGCGGTCTTCGACGCGGTCACTGCCCGCGCGGTCTCGGCGCTGCGTACACTGATCCCCCTCACGGCACCCTTGGTCCGCGACGGCGGTGAGCTCGTGCTGATGAAGGGCGTCGGGGCTTCGGCCGAGATCGAGAAGGCGGCGAAGCAGATCCGCGCCGCGCGACTCAGCGACGTCCGCGTCGAGATCGTCGGTGACGGCGTGATCTCGGAGCCGACGCGCGTCGTGCGCGCCGGTGTACGCCGGTGA
- a CDS encoding ParA family protein codes for MKHSEESALTASFADTPLARELADLSARRRALEAVSVTLPAQTRTITVSNQKGGVGKTTSTVNLAAALASVGARVLVIDLDPQGNASTALGVPHSADVQSIYDVLIDDLPLADIVQVSPESPKLLCAPSTIHLAGAEIELVSQVAREHRLRRALEAYLASTPERPDVVLIDCPPSLGLLTINAFTAATEVLIPIQCEYYALEGLSQLLGSVQMICKHLNPDLRVSTILLTMYDARTRLAQQVADEVRDHFRDEVLRTVIPRSVRVSEAPSFGQTVIAYDGGSAGAVAYREAAVEMLARGAAAENGKES; via the coding sequence GTGAAACATTCCGAGGAGTCGGCACTGACCGCATCCTTCGCAGATACCCCGCTCGCCCGCGAACTGGCCGATCTGAGCGCACGACGCCGTGCGCTCGAGGCGGTCTCGGTGACTCTGCCGGCGCAGACCCGCACGATCACGGTGTCCAATCAGAAGGGCGGCGTCGGCAAGACGACGTCGACCGTGAACCTCGCGGCCGCGCTCGCATCGGTCGGTGCGCGCGTGCTCGTGATCGACCTCGACCCGCAGGGCAACGCCTCCACGGCACTCGGAGTCCCCCACAGCGCCGACGTCCAGAGCATCTACGACGTCCTGATCGACGATCTTCCGCTCGCGGACATCGTCCAGGTCAGCCCGGAGTCGCCGAAGCTGCTCTGTGCGCCGAGCACGATCCACCTCGCAGGTGCCGAGATCGAGCTCGTCTCGCAGGTCGCGCGCGAGCACCGTCTCCGCCGTGCGCTGGAGGCCTACCTCGCGTCGACGCCCGAGCGCCCCGACGTCGTGCTGATCGACTGCCCGCCCTCGCTCGGCCTCCTCACCATCAATGCCTTCACCGCGGCGACCGAGGTCCTCATCCCGATCCAGTGCGAGTACTACGCTCTGGAAGGGCTCAGCCAGTTGCTCGGCAGTGTGCAGATGATCTGCAAGCACCTGAACCCGGACCTGCGCGTCTCGACGATCCTGCTGACCATGTACGACGCCCGCACGCGCCTCGCGCAGCAGGTCGCCGACGAGGTGCGCGATCACTTTCGTGATGAAGTCCTTCGGACGGTGATCCCCCGATCGGTGCGTGTGTCGGAGGCGCCGAGCTTCGGACAGACCGTGATCGCCTATGACGGGGGATCTGCGGGGGCGGTCGCGTATCGCGAGGCTGCGGTGGAGATGTTGGCGCGCGGTGCGGCGGCCGAGAACGGAAAGGAATCCTGA
- a CDS encoding ParB/RepB/Spo0J family partition protein, translated as MAKRTGLGRGIGALIPTSTDTAEARPVDVFFPGAVQPVSVAEELVEVPGTRLIEVDPREVVPNPRQPRKVFDEADLAELVHSVREFGVLQPIVVRQREDGVYELIMGERRTRAAREAGLEKIPAILRETADEDLLRDALLENLHRSELNPLEEASAYQQLLEDFGITQEELATRIGRSRPQISNTIRLLRLPVPVQQRVASGVLSAGHARAILSLVDVESMQRLADKIVNEDLSVRAAEAVAKGAPAPKSPAPKAGARRAHLDELAQRLGDRLNTRVKISLGARKGQINIDFATIQDLNRILAELGEDALGS; from the coding sequence ATGGCGAAGCGGACCGGACTGGGACGGGGGATCGGTGCGCTGATCCCGACCTCGACCGACACGGCGGAGGCGCGACCCGTCGACGTCTTCTTCCCGGGCGCGGTGCAGCCGGTGTCCGTGGCGGAGGAGCTCGTCGAGGTTCCCGGCACCCGGCTCATCGAGGTCGACCCGCGCGAGGTGGTCCCCAATCCGCGACAGCCGCGGAAGGTCTTCGACGAGGCCGATCTCGCCGAGCTGGTGCACAGCGTGCGGGAGTTCGGTGTGCTCCAGCCGATCGTCGTGCGTCAGCGCGAGGACGGCGTCTACGAGCTCATCATGGGAGAGCGCCGTACTCGGGCGGCCCGCGAGGCGGGACTCGAGAAGATCCCCGCGATCCTTCGGGAGACGGCCGATGAGGATCTTCTCCGCGACGCGCTGTTGGAGAACCTCCACCGCTCGGAGCTGAACCCGCTCGAGGAGGCATCGGCGTACCAGCAGCTCCTGGAGGACTTCGGGATCACGCAGGAGGAGCTCGCGACGCGCATCGGACGCTCACGTCCGCAGATCTCCAACACGATCCGGCTGCTCCGTCTGCCCGTGCCGGTGCAGCAGCGGGTCGCCTCCGGGGTCCTCTCGGCCGGACACGCGCGCGCCATCCTCTCCCTCGTCGACGTGGAGAGCATGCAGCGGCTGGCCGACAAGATCGTCAACGAGGATCTGTCGGTCCGAGCGGCGGAGGCGGTCGCCAAGGGCGCCCCGGCGCCGAAGTCGCCCGCGCCCAAGGCGGGCGCCCGTCGCGCACACCTCGATGAGCTGGCACAGCGCCTCGGCGACCGTCTGAACACTCGGGTCAAGATCAGCCTAGGAGCGAGAAAAGGCCAGATCAACATAGATTTCGCGACAATTCAGGATCTCAACAGGATCCTTGCGGAGCTGGGCGAGGACGCCCTCGGTTCCTGA
- a CDS encoding tryptophan synthase subunit alpha, giving the protein MTPDDRIRRRASLELLRAEATDELSVLIAERLRAGEDPWDFMEELPSVDELVVFTLRAENIAEAGGGKPTAARHYRVLRQIALDYPPLTTAVWRLLGETNTHRRWDATVRSEAS; this is encoded by the coding sequence GTGACTCCGGACGACCGCATCCGCCGCCGTGCCAGCCTCGAGCTGTTGCGCGCCGAGGCGACCGACGAGCTCTCCGTGCTGATCGCCGAGCGGTTGCGCGCCGGGGAGGACCCCTGGGATTTCATGGAGGAACTGCCCTCGGTCGACGAGCTCGTCGTGTTCACACTGCGCGCCGAGAACATCGCGGAGGCGGGTGGCGGCAAGCCGACCGCGGCGCGCCACTATCGTGTGCTGCGTCAGATCGCGCTGGACTATCCGCCGCTGACGACCGCGGTGTGGCGACTGCTCGGTGAGACGAACACGCATCGACGGTGGGATGCGACGGTGCGCTCCGAGGCTTCCTGA
- the trxA gene encoding thioredoxin, whose protein sequence is MTAKATSSNTWTEDVLEAEGPVLVDFWAAWCGPCRMVAPVLDEIQSENAGKITILKLNVDENPDLAMKYQITSIPAMKVFQGGEVKTTIIGAKPKFALEQDLAPYLG, encoded by the coding sequence ATGACCGCCAAGGCAACCAGCTCGAACACGTGGACGGAGGACGTGCTCGAGGCCGAGGGTCCCGTGCTCGTCGACTTCTGGGCGGCATGGTGCGGCCCGTGTCGCATGGTCGCTCCGGTCCTCGACGAGATCCAGTCCGAGAACGCCGGAAAGATCACGATCCTCAAGCTCAACGTCGATGAGAACCCCGACCTGGCGATGAAGTACCAGATCACCTCTATCCCGGCGATGAAGGTGTTCCAGGGCGGCGAGGTCAAGACCACGATCATCGGCGCCAAGCCGAAGTTCGCGCTCGAGCAGGATCTCGCGCCCTACCTCGGCTGA
- the trxB gene encoding thioredoxin-disulfide reductase yields MRQLIIIGSGPAGYTAAIYAARANLNPLVIASSVEAGGELMNTTEVENFPGFPEGIMGPDLMTKMQQQAERFGAEIVYDDVVSVDLDGPAKKVVLGSGAEHSADALVYATGSAPRKLGIEGESRLSGRGVSYCATCDGFFFRERTIAVVGGGDSALEEATFLTKFASKVYLIHRRDELRASKIMQERAFANDKIELVWNSAIVDIVGEDAVTGVVLEDTVDGSRRELTLDGVFVAIGNDPRTHLVHGKLDLTAEGTVWVDGRSSRTSVPGVFAAGDVIDPTYRQAVTAAGSGTVAALDVEHYLAGLGEAGVPDATADQIEGLPAV; encoded by the coding sequence GTGCGACAGCTCATCATCATCGGCTCGGGCCCCGCGGGCTACACCGCCGCCATCTACGCGGCGCGGGCCAACCTCAACCCGCTCGTCATCGCGAGCTCCGTCGAGGCCGGCGGCGAGCTGATGAACACCACCGAGGTCGAGAACTTCCCCGGCTTCCCCGAGGGCATCATGGGCCCGGACCTCATGACGAAGATGCAGCAGCAGGCCGAGCGCTTCGGCGCCGAGATCGTCTACGACGACGTCGTGTCCGTCGACCTCGACGGCCCGGCGAAGAAGGTCGTGCTCGGCAGCGGCGCGGAGCACAGCGCGGACGCGCTCGTCTACGCGACCGGCTCCGCACCGCGCAAGCTCGGGATCGAGGGCGAGTCGCGGCTCTCCGGGCGGGGCGTCTCGTACTGCGCGACCTGCGACGGCTTCTTCTTCCGTGAGCGCACGATCGCGGTCGTCGGCGGCGGCGACTCGGCGTTGGAGGAGGCCACCTTCCTCACCAAGTTCGCCTCCAAGGTGTACCTCATCCACCGCCGCGACGAGCTGCGCGCCTCCAAGATCATGCAGGAGCGCGCCTTCGCGAACGACAAGATCGAGCTCGTCTGGAACAGCGCGATCGTCGACATCGTCGGCGAGGACGCCGTGACGGGCGTCGTGCTGGAGGACACCGTCGACGGATCCCGCCGCGAGCTGACCCTCGACGGCGTGTTCGTCGCGATCGGCAACGACCCGCGCACGCACCTCGTGCACGGCAAGCTCGACCTGACCGCGGAGGGCACGGTCTGGGTCGACGGGCGCTCGTCGCGCACGTCGGTGCCGGGCGTCTTCGCGGCCGGCGACGTCATCGACCCCACCTACCGTCAGGCGGTGACGGCGGCGGGCAGCGGCACGGTCGCGGCCCTCGACGTCGAGCACTACCTCGCCGGTCTGGGCGAGGCGGGCGTTCCGGACGCCACCGCCGATCAGATCGAAGGCCTGCCCGCCGTCTGA
- the murJ gene encoding murein biosynthesis integral membrane protein MurJ gives MSGLGRASVVLGAGTLVSRITGLIRSIVLVGVIGSQASRVGDAFMIANQLPNSIYAIISAGVLTAVIVPQIVRESAREDGGRRFLSALFTASTVMLVVVTLIATLCAPLLISVIASSTWTPEQHALATAFAYWCLPQLLFYGLYALLGEALNARRIFGPFTWAPVVNNIVSIVGFVALMVVFGTDLTDVSQWTPEMIALLGGTATAGIALQALVLVLFWRRTGLRIRPDFHWRGLGFRMMARLAGWTALMVIVSEIAGLVQTRLVTEASGTGSSVAVMQNAWLVLMLPYSVIVLSIGTPYFTQLSEHASRGDTAAVRGDILGSIRLMGLFVVAAAVALVVAAVPATRVFVNSTGDAVGAAPVLLAYLVGLVPLGVIFIIQRTFYAYDDTRTPFLFTVLQGALVVGTAWIASATLPPEHLAAGIALGQSLASLTQLVVAALLLHRRIGGIHAAQWLVSLGRYVLAAIPAAIVGWLVYTWSGGDAGWMAAEKINGAAGAAVIGAAVGVVYLGALLALRAPELGPAIAVVRRVLLRR, from the coding sequence GTGAGCGGTCTCGGGCGCGCCAGCGTCGTGCTCGGCGCGGGGACGCTCGTCTCGCGCATCACCGGCCTCATCCGGTCGATCGTGCTGGTGGGGGTGATCGGCTCGCAGGCGTCCCGCGTCGGCGACGCGTTCATGATCGCCAACCAGCTGCCCAACAGCATCTACGCGATCATCTCGGCGGGCGTGCTGACGGCGGTCATCGTGCCGCAGATCGTGCGCGAGTCCGCGCGCGAGGACGGCGGCAGGCGCTTCCTGTCGGCACTGTTCACCGCCAGCACCGTCATGCTCGTGGTCGTCACGCTGATCGCGACGCTGTGCGCACCGCTGCTGATCTCGGTCATCGCGTCCAGCACGTGGACACCGGAGCAGCACGCACTCGCCACGGCGTTCGCCTACTGGTGCCTGCCGCAGCTCCTCTTCTACGGCCTCTACGCGCTGCTGGGCGAGGCGCTCAACGCACGGCGGATCTTCGGTCCCTTCACCTGGGCGCCCGTCGTCAACAACATCGTGTCCATCGTGGGCTTCGTCGCCCTCATGGTCGTGTTCGGCACGGACCTCACGGACGTCTCACAGTGGACGCCGGAGATGATCGCGCTGCTCGGCGGCACGGCGACGGCGGGGATCGCCCTGCAGGCGCTGGTGCTCGTCCTGTTCTGGCGGCGCACGGGGCTCCGCATCCGCCCCGACTTCCACTGGCGCGGTCTCGGATTCCGCATGATGGCGCGGCTCGCCGGCTGGACCGCGCTCATGGTCATCGTGAGCGAGATCGCCGGGCTCGTGCAGACACGGCTCGTCACCGAGGCGTCCGGTACCGGCTCCTCGGTCGCGGTCATGCAGAACGCGTGGCTCGTGCTGATGCTCCCGTACTCGGTCATCGTGCTCTCGATCGGCACGCCTTACTTCACGCAGCTGAGCGAGCACGCCTCCCGCGGCGACACCGCGGCCGTGCGCGGCGACATCCTCGGCAGCATCCGCCTCATGGGCCTGTTCGTCGTCGCGGCCGCCGTGGCGCTCGTGGTCGCCGCCGTCCCCGCCACGCGCGTGTTCGTGAACTCGACGGGGGATGCGGTCGGCGCGGCCCCCGTGCTCCTCGCCTATCTCGTGGGGCTCGTGCCGCTGGGCGTCATCTTCATCATCCAACGCACGTTCTACGCCTATGACGACACGAGGACGCCGTTCCTGTTCACCGTGCTCCAGGGAGCCCTCGTGGTGGGAACGGCCTGGATCGCCTCGGCGACGCTGCCGCCCGAGCACCTCGCGGCCGGAATCGCGCTCGGTCAGTCGCTCGCGAGCCTCACGCAGCTCGTCGTCGCGGCCCTCCTGCTCCATCGGCGGATCGGCGGCATCCACGCGGCGCAGTGGCTCGTGTCGCTCGGCCGCTACGTTCTCGCCGCGATCCCGGCGGCGATCGTCGGCTGGCTCGTCTACACGTGGTCGGGCGGGGATGCGGGCTGGATGGCGGCCGAGAAGATCAACGGCGCCGCGGGTGCCGCCGTCATCGGCGCGGCCGTCGGCGTCGTGTACCTCGGGGCCCTCCTGGCTCTCCGCGCACCCGAGCTCGGTCCCGCGATCGCGGTGGTTCGCCGTGTCCTCCTCCGCCGGTGA